The Phaeacidiphilus oryzae TH49 region CTTCCCGGCCTGGTCGAGCCGGGTCAGGATCGGCCGCAGATCGGCCAGGTCGCCGAGGAGGTCCGCCTGGGAGGCGTTGATCACCCGGGTGCCGACGATGCCGAGCCGGGCGAGCGAGGTGACCATCCCGGTGAGGTTCCGCCGCTGGTCGGCGAGGAGCCGAAGGGCCTGCGGCAGGGTGTCCAGCGCCTGGTCGACGGTGCCGCTCTCGCGGTCGATCCGGGCGGTGAGCCGGTCCATCCCGGCCAGCGCCCGGACGATCTGGTCACGCTGCCCGTCGAGCCCGCCGACCAGCCGGTCAAGCTGCTGGAGGAGGTCCCGGGCCCGGTCCGTGCGCCCTCCCAGCACGTCGTTCAACTCCGAGGCGATGGTGTGCAGTTGGGCCACCCCGCCGCCGTTGAGCAGGGCGGAGAGGGCGGCGAGCACCTGCTCCACCGAGACGTCCTGGGTGGTCCGGGAGAGCGGGATGACGGCACCGTCGCGCAGCTCCCCGGCGGCCGGCCGGCCGATCGGGGGCTCCAGGGCCACGTACTTCTCGCCCAGCGGGCTGGTCTGGCGCAGCTCGGCGACGGCGTTCGCGGGCAGCCGCGTACGGTCCGAGACGGCCAGCCGCACATCCGCGTGCCAGCCGTCCAGCGAGACGCTGCGCACCTGGCCGACCGGCACCCCGCCGACCTTGACGGCGGACTGCGGCACCAGGTCCATCACGTCCGGGAACTGCACCGTCACCGCGTAGGTGCGCCCGCCGGAGCCGGCCCCGCCGGGCAGCCGCAGCGACTCCGCTCCGGCGCCGAGCCCGCAGCCGGAGACCAGCAGCGCGCCGCCGAGGACGAGCGCCCCCGCGCCCAGCCCGCGCCGGCGCACGGCCGCCTGCCGTCGTCTCGCCATCAGGACCCGCCCTTCCCGCCGAGGATCCCGCCCAGCGTCCGGTCCAGCCCGCCGCCGCTGCCGGAGGCACCCGGGCCGCCGGCACCCGAGCCGCTCACGCCGCCGTTCCCGGTGACGGGCGCGGTCAGCTCGCCGAGCGGGTCGAGGATTCTCCGCAGCAGCGGGCAGTCGGGGTCCCGCCCCCCGGTCTTCAGCAGCGAGCAGACGAACAGCCCGGGGCTGCGCAGCTCCGCGTAGTTGGGCCGCACCATGACGGCGGCCGCGTTCGGGTCGTAGGCGCGGGCCAGGTCGTCCAGGCCGACCGGGGCCACGTCCAGGATCTCCTGGAGCGCGGAGCGCTCGTCCACCAGCACCTTGCTCACCTGGGTCAGCTCGCCCACCGAGCCGGCCATCCGGTCCCGGTTGTCCGCCACGAAGCCGGCCAGCTGGGTCAGCACGTCCGCCAGGCCGTGGAGCATCGCGGCCAGGTCCTGCCGCTCGCCGGCCAGCTGGCCGGAGACCTGCTGCAGGCTGGTGGCGAACTGCCGTACCTGGGAGTCGTTCCGGGCCAGCGCGGTGGTGAAGGTCTGGAGCTGCCGCACCGTTGCGAAGAGGTCGCCACGGCCGCCGGAGAGGGTGCCGACCGCCTGGGCCAGGTCCTCGATGGCCTGGTTGGCCTTGGCGCCCTGGCCGTTCAGGTTGGCCGAGCCGGTGGCGAGCAGCCGGGAGAGAGCGCCGTCCCGGTTGGCGCCGGAGGGGCCGAGCGCCTGGGCGAGGGTGTTCAGGCTGGCGAGGGTGGTGTCCAGTTCGACCGGGACGGCGGTGCGCCGCTCGGGGATGACGGCCCCGGAGCTCAGCACGGGCCCCTTGGTCCAGGCCGGGATCAGCTGCAGGTACCGGTCGCCGACCAGGGAGGAGCTGATCAGCCCGAGCCGCGCGTCGGCCGGCACCCGGACCCTCGCGTCGTACTCCAGGTCCACCCGCACCCGGGTGCCCTCCGGGGTGATCCGGGTGACCTTCCCCACCGGCACCCCCATCACCTTGACGTCCGAGCCGGTGTAGAGCCCCACCGTCCGCGAGAAGTAGGCCGTCACCCGCACCTGGGCCGGCCCCGGCCGCAGCACCACGCCCAGCCCGACGCCGCCGCCGCCGACCAGCCCCAGCGCCACCACCGCCGCCAGCACCCGCCCGCGCCGGCTCCGCGGCCGCCACCACTTCCGCCCCCGCTCCCGCTGGTTTCCGGCCGTCCCGGCCGTCCCGCCGGAGCCCAGGAGCGACTTCGCCGTCCGGCGGAGACCGCCGGCGATCCGCCTCACCGCTGCCCGCATCACCCACCGCCCTTCGCCGCCGCGCCCACGACCGGCGGGGCGCCGGCGGATCCGCCGCCCGGCGCGGAGGCGCCCAGCGTCTGAGGTGGGGTGGCCAGGTTCTGGATGTAGGCGTCGAACCAGCGGCCGCTGCCGAACGCGTTGGTGTAGAGCCGGAGGAACGGCGCCATCAGCCGGATCCCCTTCTCCAGCGACGCCCTGTTCCGCCGCAGCATGTCCAGCACCTGGTTCAGCCGGTCCAGCGCGGGCGCGACCTGGCCGCGGTCCTCCCCGATCGCGGCGCTGATCTGGCTGCCCAGCCGGGTGGTGTCCCGCAGCAGGGCGTCGATCACCTGCCGGCGGGCGGACAGCTCGGCGAGCAGCTGGTCGCCCTCCTTCACCAGCTCGGTGACCTGCCCGCCGCGGTCCGCCAGCACCCGGCTGACCCGGTCGGCCCGGGCCAGCAGCTCGCGCAGCTCGCCGTCCCGCGAGGCGATCGTCCGGGACAGCCGGGAGAGCCCGTCGACCGTCCCGCGCACCGCCGCCGGGGTGTCCTGGAAGGCGGCGGAGACGGTGTCCAGCGAGCGCGCCAGCTGCGCGGTGTCGATCCGCCCGGTCTCGGTGGAGAGCTGCCCGATCGCCGCCACCACGTCGTACGGCGGGGTGGTGCGCGCCACCGGGATCGTCCCGTCCGAGGGCAGCCGCCCGGAGCCCGCCGGGACGAGCGCCAGCACGTCCTGCCCGAGGAGCGTCTTGACCTTGATCGCGGCGGTCGTCCGGTCGCCCAGCCGCGGGCCGCCCTTGACCCGGAAGACGACCGTCACCCGCCCGCCGTCCAGCGAGAGTCCGCGCACCTCTCCCACCCGCACCCCGGCGATGGTCACGTCGTCCCCGCTGTGCAGCCCGCCGACCTCGGTGAACTCGGCCCGGTAGGCGGTGCCGGAGAGGATCGGCAGATTCTGCGCGTTGAACGCGAGCAGCGTGAGCAGCCCGACCGCGACGAGCCCGACGGTCCCCACGACCAGCGGGTTGCGATCCCGGAAGGGCCGCCCGAACCATCCCCTCAGCCCGGAGACCAGCCGGGGACCCAGCTCTCGCGCGAAACCGCTCACTGCGGGCACCTCGCCGTCGTGTACCGCAGCGCGGGGATCCTGACCTGCCCCAGCGTCGGCAGGGTGACCGCCCCCCGCAGATCGCACAGGTAGAAGTTGAACCACGAGCCGTAGGAGGCCGCCCCGATCAGCGACTGGGCCCGCCCCGGCAGCTGCCGCACGGTCTGCTGGAACTGCCCGTCGTTCGCGGCCAGCGCGCCGGCGAGGGTGTTCAGCTGCGACAGGTCGGCCCGCAGGTCCGGGCGGGCCTGCTGGGTGAGCCCCGCGGTGGCGCTCGCCAGCGAGTCGATGCCGCCGAGCGAGTCCCCGACGGCCTGCCGGTCCTGCGCCAATCCGCCCACCAGCCGCTGGAGTTGGGTGAGCAGCCCGTCGAACTGACTGCTCCGCCGGTCGAGGGTGCCGAGCAGCCGGTCGAGGTTGTCCACCACCGAGCCGATCAGCTGGTCCCGGTCGGCGAGAGTGCCGGTGAGCTGCGCGGTCTGGGTGAGAAGGGTGGTCATGGTGCCGCCCTCACCCTGGAAGACCTGGATGATCTCGCTGGCCAGCTGGTTGACGTCGCCCGGGCTGAGCGCGGCGAAGAGCGGTTTGAAGCCGTCCAGCAGGACGTCGAGGTCGAGGGCGGGCCGGGTCCTGGACAGCGGGATGGTCGATCCCCCGGGCAGCTCGGCCCCGTCTCCCGGCCCCTCGGTGAGGGCCAGGTACCGGCGGCCGAGGAGGTCGCGGTAGCGGATCACCGCTCCGGTGCTCACCAGCAGCGGCCGGCTGGTGGAGACGGTGAAGCTGACCTCGGCCTGGTCCTCCCCGTGGACGCCGATCCCGGTCACCTTGCCGACCCGCACCCCGGCGACCCGTACGTCGTCCCCGTCCGAGAGCCCGGTGACGTCCGTGAAGACCGCGTGGTAGGTGCGGACCGGACCGGAGTCCGCGTTCGACACCAGCACCGCGAGCCCGCCGGTGACCAGCACCATCAGCAGGGCGAAGACACCGAACCTGATCGCTGCCCCCACCGGGCGGCCGCGCCTGGGGCCACCGCCGGAAAGACCCGAGAGACCGGGGAGACCGGAGAGACCGGGGATCCTCACTGGAGGGTCACCTCCGTCCCCCGGACCAGCGGTCCGAGCAGCAGGGCGGCCGAGGAGGGCACCCGGTCCGGGGTGGTGTCCAGGATCGGCGCGGCCAGCCGGTCGACGGCGGACCGCTCGGCGGCGGCCCCGGTCACCTTGCCCAGCGCGTCCAGCACACCGAGCCCCTTGAGCAGCTTGGCGGCGGACGGCGGCAGGGTGACCAGTTCACCGTCGCCCCTGGTCCCGTCGCCGGAGATGTCCGGCACCGGGAACGGGTCGGCCGGGTTCGGCAGCCCCCAGCAGCTGGGCGGCGCCTGCACCGCGACCTTGGGCGCCTCGTCGGTGTGGTACCGGTCGTGCGGCATCGCGGCGACGATCGTGACGTGGAGCAGTCCGCCCCGGAAGACCCGCTGCAGCCGCGGCCGCTCCTCCGCCAGCTTGTCGATCACGCACGGGAAGGTCGGTGAGTAGCGGGAGA contains the following coding sequences:
- a CDS encoding MCE family protein; its protein translation is MARRRQAAVRRRGLGAGALVLGGALLVSGCGLGAGAESLRLPGGAGSGGRTYAVTVQFPDVMDLVPQSAVKVGGVPVGQVRSVSLDGWHADVRLAVSDRTRLPANAVAELRQTSPLGEKYVALEPPIGRPAAGELRDGAVIPLSRTTQDVSVEQVLAALSALLNGGGVAQLHTIASELNDVLGGRTDRARDLLQQLDRLVGGLDGQRDQIVRALAGMDRLTARIDRESGTVDQALDTLPQALRLLADQRRNLTGMVTSLARLGIVGTRVINASQADLLGDLADLRPILTRLDQAGKNLVPALDILETFPLPEDVVAAMKGDYINTDATVNLDFTSLYRTVVGGLTDPRGSGGSGGGKGGKGGSGGGGPGGAGGSGGLLGGVGGLLGGGSGSGGSGSGVPGVPGVPAARAARARVPVRVPAATAGSSARCSATAATAPATVRRPSPG
- a CDS encoding MCE family protein yields the protein MRAAVRRIAGGLRRTAKSLLGSGGTAGTAGNQRERGRKWWRPRSRRGRVLAAVVALGLVGGGGVGLGVVLRPGPAQVRVTAYFSRTVGLYTGSDVKVMGVPVGKVTRITPEGTRVRVDLEYDARVRVPADARLGLISSSLVGDRYLQLIPAWTKGPVLSSGAVIPERRTAVPVELDTTLASLNTLAQALGPSGANRDGALSRLLATGSANLNGQGAKANQAIEDLAQAVGTLSGGRGDLFATVRQLQTFTTALARNDSQVRQFATSLQQVSGQLAGERQDLAAMLHGLADVLTQLAGFVADNRDRMAGSVGELTQVSKVLVDERSALQEILDVAPVGLDDLARAYDPNAAAVMVRPNYAELRSPGLFVCSLLKTGGRDPDCPLLRRILDPLGELTAPVTGNGGVSGSGAGGPGASGSGGGLDRTLGGILGGKGGS
- a CDS encoding MCE family protein, translated to MSGFARELGPRLVSGLRGWFGRPFRDRNPLVVGTVGLVAVGLLTLLAFNAQNLPILSGTAYRAEFTEVGGLHSGDDVTIAGVRVGEVRGLSLDGGRVTVVFRVKGGPRLGDRTTAAIKVKTLLGQDVLALVPAGSGRLPSDGTIPVARTTPPYDVVAAIGQLSTETGRIDTAQLARSLDTVSAAFQDTPAAVRGTVDGLSRLSRTIASRDGELRELLARADRVSRVLADRGGQVTELVKEGDQLLAELSARRQVIDALLRDTTRLGSQISAAIGEDRGQVAPALDRLNQVLDMLRRNRASLEKGIRLMAPFLRLYTNAFGSGRWFDAYIQNLATPPQTLGASAPGGGSAGAPPVVGAAAKGGG
- a CDS encoding MCE family protein yields the protein MGAAIRFGVFALLMVLVTGGLAVLVSNADSGPVRTYHAVFTDVTGLSDGDDVRVAGVRVGKVTGIGVHGEDQAEVSFTVSTSRPLLVSTGAVIRYRDLLGRRYLALTEGPGDGAELPGGSTIPLSRTRPALDLDVLLDGFKPLFAALSPGDVNQLASEIIQVFQGEGGTMTTLLTQTAQLTGTLADRDQLIGSVVDNLDRLLGTLDRRSSQFDGLLTQLQRLVGGLAQDRQAVGDSLGGIDSLASATAGLTQQARPDLRADLSQLNTLAGALAANDGQFQQTVRQLPGRAQSLIGAASYGSWFNFYLCDLRGAVTLPTLGQVRIPALRYTTARCPQ